Proteins encoded together in one uncultured Sphaerochaeta sp. window:
- a CDS encoding amino acid ABC transporter ATP-binding protein: MARIRIEDLSKDYITANKTLVKAVKHADLTVENGEVVVIIGPSGSGKSTLLRSVNKLENPTGGKIFIDEDEVTNPHVDLRKIREEVGMVFQSFNLFPHLSVMQNITLAPVKVRKMSQKKAEEKARDLLKLVGLEEKADVHPPQLSGGQQQRVAIARALAMEPKVMLFDEPTSALDPEMIKEVLDVMLKLAKSGMTMLLVTHEMGFAKAAASKVVFMDEGRIVEVGTPDEIFSHPKNERTKLFLEHIL; encoded by the coding sequence ATGGCTAGAATACGTATTGAAGATCTCTCAAAGGATTATATCACCGCAAACAAGACCTTGGTCAAAGCTGTCAAACACGCTGACCTTACGGTAGAAAACGGGGAAGTTGTTGTCATCATCGGTCCATCGGGCAGTGGGAAATCCACCTTGCTCAGAAGTGTCAATAAGCTGGAAAATCCAACCGGTGGTAAAATCTTCATCGATGAGGATGAAGTAACAAACCCACATGTGGATTTGAGAAAGATTCGTGAGGAAGTAGGAATGGTGTTCCAGTCCTTTAACCTGTTTCCCCACCTTTCTGTCATGCAGAACATCACCCTCGCCCCTGTGAAAGTAAGAAAAATGTCACAAAAGAAGGCTGAGGAGAAAGCAAGAGATTTATTGAAGCTGGTAGGGCTTGAGGAAAAAGCTGATGTACATCCACCCCAGCTTTCAGGTGGGCAGCAGCAACGTGTTGCCATCGCACGTGCATTGGCAATGGAACCGAAGGTTATGCTCTTCGATGAACCCACCAGCGCGCTCGATCCAGAGATGATCAAGGAAGTGCTTGATGTCATGCTCAAACTTGCAAAGAGTGGTATGACCATGCTTCTGGTGACCCACGAAATGGGATTTGCCAAGGCAGCTGCTTCAAAGGTTGTCTTCATGGACGAAGGACGGATTGTGGAAGTCGGCACGCCCGATGAGATATTCTCCCATCCAAAGAATGAACGAACAAAACTCTTTTTGGAGCATATTCTTTGA
- a CDS encoding hemolysin III family protein, with protein sequence MQRFNAWLEDHITLHSYDDPKAEKENAITHVVGAALALIALISIIFKLPFISSTSFQVGLVIWGLTMLLLYSSSALYHSLPHGNGKRLCRVLDHSNIYFLIAGTYTPLMMYIGTPVAYRITLLVWLVAVFGIVLTLIFWGKAKVLHVLLYLAMGWLIVFFWKDIVPYLPSDLIKWIIAAGLTYSIGVIFYASKRLPHYHAIWHLFCIGGSALFYVGYMLTLV encoded by the coding sequence ATGCAACGTTTCAATGCTTGGCTAGAGGACCATATCACCCTTCACTCCTATGACGACCCGAAGGCAGAAAAAGAGAACGCAATTACCCATGTAGTGGGAGCTGCTCTTGCGCTCATTGCGCTCATCTCCATCATATTCAAGCTCCCCTTCATTTCCAGTACTTCCTTCCAGGTAGGGTTGGTCATCTGGGGATTGACCATGTTGTTGCTCTATAGTTCATCAGCACTCTATCACTCCCTACCCCATGGGAATGGTAAACGGCTTTGCAGGGTTCTCGATCATAGTAACATCTACTTCCTAATCGCAGGAACCTATACGCCATTGATGATGTACATCGGGACCCCTGTTGCTTACCGGATTACCTTGCTGGTCTGGTTGGTCGCGGTATTCGGTATCGTCCTCACCCTCATTTTCTGGGGAAAAGCCAAGGTATTGCATGTCCTGCTCTATCTTGCCATGGGATGGCTGATTGTATTCTTCTGGAAGGATATTGTGCCCTACCTTCCTTCTGACTTGATCAAATGGATCATTGCAGCGGGGCTTACTTACAGTATCGGGGTGATCTTTTACGCAAGTAAACGCCTCCCCCACTACCATGCCATCTGGCATTTGTTCTGTATCGGGGGAAGCGCTCTATTCTACGTCGGCTATATGCTTACTCTTGTGTAA
- a CDS encoding TlpA disulfide reductase family protein — MKKNTRTLMITLISFIVIIVVASVAYNALKESSAPAVSLKPNLTNIPTATEKTATVEPSIDAVEEPDVATTTSSVDEPVATPSEAEADAPETEEAEEAPAEEAPKMPDIPLFTLDGEETSFDAVRQGKPAIINYFASWCPPCKQELPHFQAAYDTYGDEISFIFLNAMDGQRETLETLTKFMEEFPFSGPVFTDEGVFAYIFQTNSLPTTVFFNADGTIANGYLGYVSETALQENIDQLLTQE; from the coding sequence ATGAAAAAAAATACCCGTACCTTGATGATTACCCTGATTTCATTCATCGTAATCATTGTCGTCGCCTCAGTTGCATACAATGCACTCAAGGAGAGCAGCGCTCCGGCTGTCTCTCTCAAACCGAACCTTACGAATATTCCCACTGCTACAGAAAAAACTGCCACTGTTGAACCATCAATTGATGCAGTAGAAGAGCCAGATGTGGCCACAACAACTTCTTCAGTTGATGAGCCGGTCGCGACTCCTTCTGAGGCAGAAGCTGATGCTCCTGAAACGGAAGAGGCTGAAGAAGCTCCTGCAGAAGAAGCCCCAAAGATGCCGGATATTCCTCTTTTCACCCTAGATGGGGAAGAGACCAGTTTCGATGCCGTACGTCAGGGCAAACCAGCAATCATCAACTATTTCGCTTCCTGGTGTCCTCCCTGTAAACAGGAACTTCCTCACTTCCAGGCTGCGTATGATACCTATGGTGATGAGATCAGCTTCATCTTCCTTAATGCAATGGATGGGCAGCGAGAAACACTGGAAACCCTTACCAAATTCATGGAAGAGTTTCCTTTCTCCGGTCCTGTCTTTACAGATGAAGGGGTCTTTGCCTACATCTTCCAGACAAACAGCCTACCGACCACCGTATTCTTCAATGCTGATGGCACAATAGCTAATGGCTACCTCGGGTATGTCAGTGAGACTGCGCTGCAGGAGAATATTGACCAGTTGCTTACACAAGAGTAA
- a CDS encoding small multi-drug export protein, with translation MDSPTLFFSILLSLLPISELRGGIPYAYFNGVSLLIATPLCVLTNALVAPIVYTFLATFHKLFHEHWRWYASFFDRFVARAQRRVAPKVSKYGYWGILLFVAIPLPITGAWTGTLGSWILGLDKRKTMMAVFGGVIVSGLIVTSLVVLGVGIDSVFIKRI, from the coding sequence ATGGATAGTCCCACGTTGTTTTTCAGTATCTTGCTCTCCCTTCTCCCCATCAGTGAACTGAGGGGAGGCATACCCTATGCCTATTTCAATGGGGTTTCCCTTCTCATAGCAACTCCTCTTTGTGTGCTTACCAATGCCTTGGTTGCCCCAATCGTCTACACATTTCTGGCAACATTTCATAAGCTATTCCATGAGCATTGGAGGTGGTATGCCTCCTTTTTCGATCGCTTTGTCGCCAGGGCTCAGAGACGCGTTGCCCCTAAGGTCAGCAAGTATGGCTACTGGGGTATTCTCCTCTTTGTGGCAATACCCTTGCCGATCACCGGTGCATGGACGGGAACCCTTGGTTCCTGGATTTTGGGCCTTGACAAGCGCAAGACCATGATGGCAGTATTCGGCGGAGTCATTGTCTCCGGCCTGATCGTCACCAGCTTGGTTGTCCTTGGGGTCGGAATCGATTCGGTATTCATTAAACGAATCTGA
- a CDS encoding DUF362 domain-containing protein has translation MSSVAIVRCEQYEQALVDQAVAVACEKGEMPDVRDKRILLKPNILSDAKEERGITTHSAVLRAMIRHLKSQGAKEVLVGDSPGLQKPNFQPKASGIYQVCEEEGVQWIDFTKQPKTYTIPYTRGKKLPLAAVLSQVDMVFSLPKFKTHQLMYATGAVKNLFGLVPNLYKSPCHVQFPSREQFASLMVGIASS, from the coding sequence ATGAGTAGTGTCGCCATTGTACGATGTGAGCAATATGAACAAGCGTTGGTCGATCAGGCGGTTGCCGTGGCCTGTGAGAAAGGAGAAATGCCTGATGTCAGGGACAAGCGTATTCTTCTCAAACCAAACATTCTCAGTGATGCCAAGGAAGAGCGTGGTATAACCACGCACTCAGCTGTCCTTAGGGCTATGATCAGGCATCTCAAGAGCCAAGGCGCAAAGGAGGTGTTGGTTGGTGATTCCCCAGGATTGCAGAAACCCAATTTCCAACCAAAAGCTTCAGGTATATATCAAGTATGTGAAGAGGAAGGGGTACAGTGGATTGACTTCACCAAACAACCTAAGACCTACACAATTCCGTATACCCGTGGCAAGAAGCTTCCTCTCGCTGCCGTACTGTCACAGGTGGATATGGTCTTCAGCCTTCCCAAATTCAAGACACACCAATTGATGTACGCCACAGGAGCGGTCAAAAACCTGTTTGGATTGGTGCCCAATCTATACAAGAGTCCCTGCCATGTGCAGTTCCCTTCGCGTGAACAGTTTGCGTCCCTGATGGTGGGTATCGCTTCATCGTGA
- a CDS encoding DegV family protein, protein MTISGKDLYGSLTFGFYHLRENMQKINNINVFPVADGDTGSNITHTLNSILSNTDGSGSVADISNNFARAALIGARGNSGMIIAQFFHGFSLIAKEFEELTVNAFIDSVKAAVTEAYNAVEKPMEGTILTVMRSWANQLSQAEGSNIPIPIQLRRALRAARKAEKETTNQMELLRQLGVVDAGAKAFVSILEGVDQYILNPARVFSETDLLVHVAQESMESSYAHENGRYRYCTEALLRISEGEEQRVKEAVMGLGDSLVIGSYEDQMKVHLHTDDPALMFERLGRCSHIAEQKVDDMHMQQLAVSSRISNTVIVTDSSADIPQEVVDELRIYRIPQIIQIGETSYFDRITISSPLLLKIMDNRSQKVSSSMPSIGEIQRHLEFLTQHYEHIVVLSVSSQLSGTYNAYRVAAKALQEKGADISIIDTKLNASAQGLVAREAALAVAGGEQGDTLLQSIRETAERTTILVSVQSLEMMVAGGRIPKKLGSLLLKLNLKPVVGLSKEGGGAFHGIRLSRAGSISALVGRFMKVYRESGIQAYGLSYIGNAGLATSVSQIVERETGIKPMFVEQASPVIALHAGKGSISLSFIAKKREDGTG, encoded by the coding sequence ATGACCATTTCGGGAAAAGATCTTTATGGTTCATTGACATTTGGCTTTTATCATCTCAGGGAAAACATGCAAAAGATCAACAATATCAATGTGTTTCCTGTCGCCGATGGAGATACTGGGTCAAACATCACCCATACGCTCAATTCAATCCTCTCCAATACTGATGGATCGGGATCTGTTGCTGATATCTCAAACAATTTTGCAAGAGCAGCGCTCATCGGGGCCAGAGGGAACTCAGGCATGATCATTGCCCAGTTCTTTCACGGGTTCTCTCTTATTGCGAAGGAATTTGAGGAACTTACTGTCAACGCATTCATAGATTCTGTGAAGGCTGCGGTTACTGAAGCCTACAATGCAGTTGAGAAACCTATGGAAGGAACTATACTTACTGTTATGAGAAGTTGGGCTAATCAACTCTCACAGGCAGAAGGCTCTAATATTCCCATTCCCATTCAGTTACGTCGTGCCCTTCGTGCAGCTCGAAAAGCGGAGAAAGAAACAACCAACCAAATGGAACTTCTCAGGCAATTAGGGGTAGTGGATGCTGGTGCCAAAGCATTTGTATCCATCTTGGAAGGAGTTGATCAGTATATCCTGAACCCTGCGAGGGTGTTCTCTGAGACTGATTTGCTTGTGCATGTAGCTCAAGAATCGATGGAGAGTTCCTATGCTCATGAGAATGGCCGGTATAGGTACTGCACAGAGGCTCTTCTGCGTATTTCAGAAGGGGAAGAACAGCGTGTGAAAGAGGCAGTGATGGGCCTTGGTGATTCATTGGTAATTGGAAGCTATGAGGACCAAATGAAGGTACACCTTCATACTGATGATCCTGCCTTGATGTTTGAACGGCTTGGTCGCTGTTCCCACATCGCCGAGCAAAAAGTCGATGACATGCATATGCAACAGCTTGCTGTAAGTTCACGTATTTCCAATACAGTCATTGTCACTGACTCCTCAGCCGATATCCCCCAAGAGGTGGTTGATGAGCTGCGAATCTACAGGATTCCTCAGATTATACAGATTGGGGAGACATCCTATTTTGACCGTATTACTATTTCATCCCCCCTTTTGTTGAAGATCATGGATAACCGCTCTCAAAAGGTATCCTCTTCGATGCCTTCAATAGGGGAGATTCAGCGCCATCTGGAGTTTCTCACCCAACACTATGAGCATATTGTAGTGCTCTCTGTCTCTTCCCAGCTTAGTGGCACGTATAATGCGTATCGAGTAGCAGCAAAAGCATTGCAAGAGAAAGGTGCAGATATTTCCATCATTGATACGAAGCTCAATGCTTCAGCCCAAGGGCTTGTAGCTAGAGAAGCAGCGTTAGCAGTTGCAGGGGGAGAGCAGGGTGATACTCTCTTACAAAGTATCCGAGAAACTGCAGAACGTACCACGATATTGGTATCGGTCCAATCGCTCGAGATGATGGTGGCCGGTGGTAGAATCCCAAAGAAGCTTGGCTCCTTGTTGCTGAAGCTGAATCTTAAGCCAGTGGTAGGGCTGTCCAAGGAAGGTGGTGGTGCCTTCCATGGTATACGATTATCCAGAGCAGGAAGTATCTCTGCCTTGGTTGGACGCTTCATGAAAGTATATAGGGAATCGGGTATCCAGGCCTATGGTCTTTCTTATATCGGCAATGCAGGGCTGGCTACCTCTGTTTCGCAGATAGTAGAACGGGAAACAGGGATAAAACCAATGTTCGTAGAGCAGGCTTCTCCTGTCATCGCCTTACATGCAGGTAAGGGTTCCATTTCTCTCTCTTTCATTGCAAAGAAAAGAGAAGATGGGACTGGTTGA
- a CDS encoding cytochrome c biogenesis protein CcdA encodes MAYITAFLEGIISFISPCILPILPLYFSYLAGGVAEQDQEKNLLLKNSIAFVIGFTILFVALGAASTTIGQFLQSHLDMLNRIGGVLVILFALNNLGFVLIPALNNNHKFQMKGLQNMNVPKSMLFGLVFALGWTPCVGPLLGSALMMAANAELVAKGMMTLFFYAMGLGIPFLLSAILIEQLEGVFAAIKKHSKLITIISGLFLLAFGIALTLGFNPAALFL; translated from the coding sequence ATGGCGTATATAACTGCATTTCTTGAAGGCATTATCAGTTTTATCAGTCCCTGTATCCTCCCCATTCTTCCGCTGTACTTCTCGTACCTTGCCGGTGGTGTGGCAGAGCAGGATCAGGAAAAGAATCTGCTGTTGAAAAACAGCATTGCATTCGTCATTGGATTCACCATTCTCTTTGTAGCCCTTGGGGCTGCATCAACCACCATAGGACAGTTCCTTCAGAGTCACTTGGATATGCTTAACCGTATCGGTGGTGTCCTGGTCATCCTCTTTGCTCTGAATAATCTGGGATTCGTCCTGATACCTGCATTGAACAACAACCATAAGTTCCAGATGAAAGGCTTACAGAACATGAATGTTCCCAAGTCGATGCTCTTTGGCTTGGTCTTTGCCTTGGGTTGGACTCCCTGTGTCGGCCCCCTGCTCGGCAGTGCCCTGATGATGGCGGCAAATGCTGAACTGGTAGCCAAGGGTATGATGACCCTTTTCTTCTATGCAATGGGCCTTGGCATTCCATTCTTGCTCTCGGCAATCCTGATCGAGCAGCTCGAAGGTGTCTTTGCAGCGATAAAGAAGCATTCCAAGCTTATCACGATAATCAGCGGCCTCTTCCTTCTGGCCTTCGGCATTGCCTTGACCTTGGGGTTTAATCCGGCCGCACTATTTCTTTAG
- a CDS encoding UvrD-helicase domain-containing protein produces the protein MQFNLEKELNPEQCKAASTLHGPLLVIAGAGSGKTRMLTFRIAHMLEKGINEHSILALTFTNKAAKEMAQRVRSLTGLPLKKLTTTTFHAFGMGVLKQYIQHLGFKNNFTVYDTNDRKALMKEVIQNLDYVVESFDLFELSSLFSDIKTKRKVFGPNASDKIRNLYYEYEKHLKAYNAVDFDDLIMKPLELFDKHPEILDELRARYSHILVDEFQDTSLSQYRMVELLAQESRNLCVVGDDDQSIYSWRGANYENLVMFEREFPERLEVKLERNYRSTGNILEAANRLIVNNQMRKDKKLWTDSGKGSSIRLIHPAHDEDEASTIADEILMIHKKEDRPFSDFGVLVRTNSLIAILETKFTERGIPSQVTGGQSFFDRKEIRDIVSYLKVIANQDDDINLLRIVNTPRRGIGRTTLEKMRKVADDHKCSLFSALTLMSISTDGQVKEAMKRTLKRFADLIEEYHYQLFNTNTQRNQILRTLIQEIGYKQHIEAEHPDNEAFAAYKMKGVSMLCDMLARWERNPENRNASIFDYLNRISLAGKENPEEEDAGKIALMTIHASKGLEFDTVYLAGVEDQYIPHARAIEENPASLDEERRLFYVAITRARRALIISSCEKRKRGFELVTSIPSRFLEEIPKELFDEVDPNQQLSSDEVSDKLRLLKERLASRQAR, from the coding sequence ATGCAATTCAATTTAGAAAAAGAGCTCAACCCTGAGCAGTGCAAAGCTGCATCCACTTTGCACGGCCCCCTGCTTGTTATAGCCGGAGCCGGTAGTGGAAAGACAAGAATGCTGACCTTTCGTATCGCACATATGTTGGAGAAAGGGATCAATGAACACTCCATCCTTGCATTGACCTTCACCAATAAGGCAGCAAAGGAGATGGCACAGCGGGTGCGTTCCCTCACTGGCTTGCCATTGAAGAAACTTACCACGACCACTTTCCATGCTTTTGGCATGGGAGTTCTCAAGCAGTATATACAGCATTTGGGGTTCAAGAATAATTTCACTGTCTATGATACCAATGACAGGAAAGCATTGATGAAGGAAGTAATCCAGAATCTTGATTATGTTGTTGAGAGCTTTGATTTGTTTGAGCTTTCTTCCTTGTTCAGTGATATCAAGACAAAGCGTAAGGTCTTTGGCCCCAATGCCTCTGACAAGATCAGGAATCTTTACTACGAGTACGAGAAGCACCTCAAGGCATACAATGCTGTCGACTTTGATGACCTGATCATGAAACCCCTTGAATTGTTTGACAAGCATCCTGAAATCCTCGATGAACTCAGGGCACGATACAGCCATATTCTTGTGGATGAGTTCCAGGATACATCCCTTTCCCAGTACCGAATGGTCGAGCTGCTTGCACAAGAGAGCCGTAATCTCTGCGTGGTTGGTGATGACGACCAGTCCATTTACAGCTGGCGAGGTGCAAACTACGAGAACCTGGTGATGTTTGAACGTGAATTCCCTGAACGTCTGGAGGTTAAGCTCGAGCGCAACTACCGTTCCACTGGAAATATTCTCGAGGCGGCCAACCGTCTGATCGTGAACAACCAGATGAGGAAGGACAAGAAACTCTGGACCGATAGTGGGAAGGGTTCTTCCATCCGGCTTATCCACCCTGCCCATGATGAGGATGAGGCTTCAACCATTGCAGATGAGATTCTCATGATCCATAAGAAAGAGGACCGTCCATTCAGTGATTTCGGTGTACTGGTGAGAACCAACAGCCTGATTGCCATCCTGGAGACCAAGTTCACTGAACGGGGTATTCCTTCCCAGGTAACCGGTGGGCAGAGTTTCTTCGACCGAAAGGAGATCAGGGATATTGTAAGTTACCTGAAGGTGATCGCCAACCAGGATGATGACATCAACCTACTCAGGATCGTCAACACCCCAAGAAGGGGAATCGGCAGAACCACGCTCGAGAAAATGCGTAAGGTAGCTGATGACCATAAGTGTTCTCTCTTCAGCGCCCTGACCCTGATGAGCATATCTACCGATGGACAGGTCAAGGAAGCAATGAAACGTACACTGAAACGGTTTGCTGATTTGATTGAGGAGTATCATTACCAGCTTTTCAATACAAATACCCAGAGGAACCAGATACTGAGGACCTTGATCCAGGAGATAGGGTACAAGCAGCATATCGAGGCGGAACATCCCGATAATGAAGCATTCGCTGCGTATAAGATGAAAGGTGTCAGCATGCTCTGTGATATGCTCGCCAGGTGGGAGAGGAACCCTGAGAACAGGAATGCTTCCATATTCGACTACCTGAACAGGATCAGTCTTGCAGGGAAAGAGAATCCTGAGGAAGAGGATGCAGGGAAGATTGCCCTGATGACCATCCACGCCTCCAAGGGACTGGAGTTTGATACCGTATACCTCGCAGGGGTGGAAGATCAGTACATTCCCCATGCAAGGGCAATAGAAGAGAACCCAGCCAGCCTTGATGAGGAAAGGCGACTTTTCTATGTAGCGATCACCCGAGCAAGGCGTGCGCTTATTATCAGCAGCTGTGAGAAACGCAAGCGAGGATTCGAGCTGGTAACCAGTATCCCTTCACGTTTCCTTGAGGAGATTCCCAAGGAACTGTTTGATGAGGTAGATCCAAACCAGCAGCTTTCCAGTGATGAGGTAAGTGACAAGCTGAGACTGCTCAAGGAACGACTGGCATCCAGGCAGGCAAGGTGA
- a CDS encoding DUF362 domain-containing protein, whose product MKPAFSLMDGIIAMEGPGPANGVSRHLGLLIASRDAVALDYAQAQIMGYDPLLVPIVSEGIRRGLGEKPTSYPALSAEELVQGDYVCIEIQKRTSFLHSLIVPFIFSRYIRWKVKKERKAPVFLVDPCIGCRKCIDICPAEALTMVDKRIIIDPKACIRCYCCHEVCPASAILVDEEIPS is encoded by the coding sequence GTGAAGCCCGCGTTCAGCCTGATGGACGGGATCATCGCAATGGAAGGACCAGGCCCGGCAAACGGGGTCTCTCGCCATCTGGGCCTCTTGATCGCCAGCCGTGATGCAGTAGCCTTGGATTACGCTCAGGCACAGATCATGGGGTATGATCCTCTGCTCGTTCCTATCGTCTCAGAAGGGATCAGGAGAGGTTTGGGAGAAAAACCCACCTCCTACCCTGCTCTCTCTGCTGAAGAGCTGGTACAGGGAGACTACGTATGCATCGAGATACAAAAACGCACCAGTTTTCTCCACTCCTTGATCGTACCCTTTATTTTCAGTCGCTATATCCGCTGGAAGGTTAAGAAGGAGCGCAAGGCTCCGGTCTTTCTGGTCGATCCTTGTATTGGTTGCAGAAAATGCATCGACATTTGCCCCGCCGAAGCCTTGACGATGGTTGATAAACGTATCATCATCGACCCCAAGGCTTGTATCCGATGTTACTGTTGCCATGAAGTCTGCCCTGCCTCAGCGATACTTGTTGATGAAGAAATTCCCTCCTAG
- a CDS encoding RsmB/NOP family class I SAM-dependent RNA methyltransferase codes for MAKQKGKADGETLFGAYYQDIYKDRWEPLKAALIKDKVPIAYDEGLTQPYYLDEASVLAAKLLGVQKGETVLDMCAAPGGKTLVLASCLEGEGKLVSNDRSSARRARLKQVVKDHLSEDEREIVQVTAHDATRWSLYEQNVYDRVLLDAPCSSERHVLHDPKALAMWSPSRPKRLAITQFAMLAAALEAVKTGGYILYSTCSINPMENERVVEKLFEKRVGRFTIMDSAQAGSEERDYGSIILPDQGEGRGPLYFCLIRRDV; via the coding sequence ATGGCAAAACAGAAGGGCAAAGCAGATGGAGAGACGCTGTTTGGGGCATACTACCAGGATATCTACAAAGATCGCTGGGAACCGTTGAAGGCAGCCTTGATCAAGGACAAGGTACCTATCGCGTACGATGAGGGGCTGACCCAACCATACTACCTCGATGAAGCATCAGTTCTTGCTGCAAAACTGCTTGGTGTGCAGAAGGGAGAGACTGTCCTGGACATGTGTGCAGCTCCAGGAGGCAAAACGCTTGTTCTAGCTTCCTGTCTCGAGGGTGAGGGAAAACTGGTCTCCAATGACCGTTCTTCTGCCCGCAGAGCAAGACTGAAACAAGTGGTAAAGGACCACCTCAGCGAGGACGAACGGGAGATTGTTCAGGTAACAGCCCATGATGCTACGCGCTGGTCACTCTATGAACAGAATGTATATGACCGGGTATTGCTCGACGCCCCTTGTTCCAGTGAGCGCCATGTGTTGCATGACCCAAAGGCTCTTGCTATGTGGAGCCCATCGAGACCCAAACGGCTTGCCATAACCCAATTTGCGATGCTTGCCGCTGCCCTCGAAGCAGTGAAAACGGGAGGATATATCCTGTACAGCACCTGCTCCATCAACCCGATGGAGAATGAGCGTGTAGTCGAAAAGTTGTTCGAGAAGCGGGTTGGAAGATTCACCATTATGGATAGCGCCCAAGCGGGAAGTGAAGAGAGAGACTATGGCTCCATCATTCTTCCCGACCAAGGAGAGGGCCGAGGTCCACTCTATTTTTGCCTGATCAGGAGAGATGTATGA
- a CDS encoding DUF1295 domain-containing protein: MNLFLEILLISFGINTLFFVYAFIRKTDVVTDLSYSLSFLIAVLYLYLLHAEKALLQTVLLSVVSLWALRLGAYLLSRILATKVDHRFDDKRDSFVRFGTFWLLQATAVWIILLPVTFAMGQIGLQINYPFLLIGLGISLFGLIYETVADYQKNTFKKKHPKKLITSGVWAYSRHPNYFGEILVWWGIFVMVLPALKGVDFLVVLGPVFITLLLLFVSGVNLLEKSWKEKYGNEAYYQTYVRQTSLFIPWKKRT; encoded by the coding sequence ATGAATCTATTTCTTGAAATCCTTCTCATATCCTTTGGCATCAATACCCTGTTTTTTGTTTATGCCTTTATACGAAAGACTGATGTGGTAACAGATCTTTCCTATAGTTTAAGCTTCTTGATTGCTGTTCTCTATTTATATCTGCTGCATGCAGAGAAAGCCCTTTTACAGACCGTCTTGCTTAGTGTTGTGTCTCTTTGGGCTTTGCGTTTGGGCGCTTACCTGCTCAGTCGTATTCTTGCCACGAAAGTTGATCATCGCTTCGATGATAAACGTGATTCATTTGTTCGATTCGGAACCTTTTGGCTTCTCCAGGCAACTGCGGTATGGATTATTCTGTTGCCAGTGACATTTGCAATGGGGCAGATTGGCTTGCAAATAAACTACCCTTTCCTTCTTATTGGATTGGGCATTTCCCTATTTGGCCTGATCTATGAGACTGTTGCCGATTATCAGAAAAACACTTTCAAGAAGAAGCATCCCAAGAAGCTCATCACCTCCGGTGTATGGGCGTATAGTCGTCACCCGAACTATTTTGGTGAAATCTTGGTATGGTGGGGAATCTTTGTGATGGTTCTTCCTGCTCTAAAGGGGGTTGATTTCCTTGTTGTCCTTGGACCGGTATTTATAACCCTGTTGCTGCTGTTTGTCAGTGGAGTTAACCTTCTGGAGAAATCCTGGAAAGAGAAGTACGGGAATGAGGCTTACTATCAAACATATGTACGCCAAACCTCTCTGTTTATTCCTTGGAAAAAGAGGACATGA
- the plsY gene encoding glycerol-3-phosphate 1-O-acyltransferase PlsY: MISNLLVTTVLCLFGYVLGGIPTAYLFAKRKHIDLRERGSGNLGATNTSRTLGFRYGVMVGALDLFKGVIPSLLAVQFFTLTTIPLLCIGMATILGHIYTPFLSTHRGGKGVATGAGVIAVLFPFAIVAGLVVFFSVALVSRYISIASITTYGALIPYYLLFSSIKGQQVEYSRLAFLGILALLILFTHRTNIQRLILHMEPKFSVFADKEHS; this comes from the coding sequence ATGATTAGCAATCTGTTGGTAACAACGGTACTATGCCTCTTTGGGTATGTTCTTGGCGGCATCCCCACTGCCTATCTCTTTGCAAAGAGGAAGCATATCGATTTACGCGAGAGAGGAAGCGGAAACCTTGGGGCTACCAATACAAGTAGGACTCTTGGGTTTCGATATGGAGTCATGGTAGGTGCCCTTGACCTGTTCAAGGGCGTGATTCCCTCCCTGCTCGCCGTTCAATTCTTCACCTTGACCACCATACCCCTCCTGTGTATTGGCATGGCGACCATTCTTGGGCACATCTATACCCCATTTCTCTCTACGCATAGGGGAGGTAAAGGGGTAGCTACCGGAGCGGGGGTTATTGCTGTCCTCTTCCCTTTTGCCATAGTTGCAGGTCTGGTTGTTTTCTTCTCTGTGGCACTTGTAAGTCGGTACATTTCAATTGCTTCCATAACGACTTATGGTGCGCTCATTCCCTACTATCTGTTATTTTCTAGTATCAAAGGACAGCAAGTTGAGTATTCCAGATTGGCTTTTCTGGGAATACTGGCCTTGTTGATTCTCTTTACACACAGGACGAATATACAACGTCTGATACTCCACATGGAACCAAAATTCAGCGTATTTGCTGACAAGGAGCACTCATGA